A stretch of Aerococcus urinaehominis DNA encodes these proteins:
- a CDS encoding pneumococcal-type histidine triad protein, with product MTSKKILLASLALVSLAACQPNQDDQTDEKDNEVAYVQSDQAKDEYEHDHDHDHDHDHDHDHDEAHGQEVVVKILADSYVSAHGDHFHTYSGKVPADALISKDLLVADYSDDQVVSDLDGGHVVKQGEEYLVYLDKGQEADQVRDLAAETSDQAEK from the coding sequence TTGACAAGCAAAAAAATATTACTAGCCAGCCTGGCCCTAGTTAGCCTCGCAGCCTGCCAGCCTAACCAGGATGACCAGACAGATGAAAAGGATAATGAAGTGGCCTATGTCCAGTCTGACCAGGCAAAGGATGAGTATGAGCACGACCATGATCACGACCACGATCATGACCACGACCATGACCACGACGAAGCCCATGGCCAAGAAGTGGTGGTCAAAATCCTGGCCGACTCCTATGTATCGGCCCACGGTGATCACTTCCATACTTATTCCGGTAAGGTGCCGGCCGATGCCTTGATCAGTAAAGACCTCTTGGTGGCTGATTACAGCGATGATCAAGTGGTGAGTGACTTGGACGGCGGCCATGTGGTTAAGCAGGGGGAAGAGTATTTGGTCTACTTGGATAAAGGTCAGGAGGCTGACCAGGTCCGTGATCTGGCGGCCGAGACCAGTGACCAGGCCGAGAAATAA
- the aroC gene encoding chorismate synthase, translating to MLRFITAGESHGPALTTIIEGLPANMPLDIDAINANLARRQQGYGRGNRMKIETDQITVTSGLRHGLTLGSPLTLTLENKDYRNWAKVMDPAPVADKVKQQRTVHHPRPGHADLVGGLKYGFKDLRNVLERSSARETTMRVALGSVMEQLLQHLDIDVIGYVAALGGIHGEVNPADYQPDQLRDIIDQSEVKMIDPDKAQAIKDRIDQAKRDGDTLGGIVEVRAYNVPAGLGSYVQWDRKLDGRLAQAMVSINAFKGVEFGDGFKVADRPGSQVMDEIAYAADRGFYHKSDHLGGIEGGMSNGDTIIVRGVKKPIPTLYKPLDSVNIYSKEVYQANIERSDTTAVPAATIIAQTVVATELAQAVLEKFPHDNFNDLKAAVADYRADLKDPAIWQSADQAGK from the coding sequence ATGCTACGTTTTATTACTGCCGGTGAGTCCCATGGCCCGGCCTTGACCACGATTATTGAAGGCCTGCCTGCCAACATGCCCCTGGATATTGATGCCATTAATGCCAACCTGGCCCGCCGCCAGCAGGGTTACGGTCGGGGGAACCGGATGAAGATTGAAACCGACCAGATTACGGTTACTTCTGGTCTCCGCCACGGTCTGACTTTGGGCTCACCGCTGACTTTAACCCTGGAGAACAAGGACTACAGGAACTGGGCCAAGGTCATGGATCCAGCCCCGGTTGCGGACAAGGTCAAGCAGCAACGAACTGTCCACCATCCGCGTCCTGGCCACGCTGATTTAGTCGGCGGTCTTAAATACGGCTTTAAGGACCTCCGTAATGTGCTGGAGCGGTCATCCGCCCGGGAGACGACCATGCGGGTGGCCCTGGGTTCAGTGATGGAACAGCTGCTCCAGCATCTAGACATCGACGTGATTGGTTATGTGGCAGCCCTGGGCGGTATCCATGGTGAGGTCAACCCAGCTGACTACCAGCCCGACCAGTTGCGCGACATCATCGACCAGTCAGAAGTCAAGATGATCGACCCGGACAAGGCCCAAGCAATTAAAGACCGGATCGACCAGGCCAAGCGTGATGGCGATACCCTAGGCGGGATTGTTGAAGTCCGGGCCTACAATGTGCCGGCCGGCCTGGGCTCCTATGTCCAGTGGGACCGCAAGCTGGATGGTCGTCTGGCTCAAGCCATGGTGTCGATCAATGCCTTCAAGGGGGTGGAATTCGGCGATGGCTTTAAGGTGGCTGACCGGCCGGGGTCGCAAGTGATGGATGAGATTGCCTATGCGGCTGACCGCGGCTTCTACCACAAGTCCGACCACCTGGGCGGGATTGAGGGCGGCATGTCCAACGGCGATACCATTATTGTCCGCGGGGTGAAAAAGCCAATCCCGACCCTCTACAAGCCGCTGGATTCCGTCAATATTTATTCTAAAGAAGTCTACCAGGCCAATATCGAGCGGTCTGACACCACGGCGGTGCCAGCTGCGACCATTATTGCCCAAACCGTGGTGGCCACCGAATTGGCCCAGGCTGTCCTGGAAAAATTCCCCCATGATAACTTCAATGACCTCAAGGCCGCAGTCGCCGACTACCGGGCCGACCTCAAGGATCCAGCCATCTGGCAATCGGCAGACCAAGCAGGCAAATAG
- the aroA gene encoding 3-phosphoshikimate 1-carboxyvinyltransferase, which produces MKQLLTNSTGLTGTIQVPGDKSISHRAVMFGALAQGETRVTGFLKADDCLSTISIFRQLGVDIQVTDDLVTIKGRGLAGLTAPTGPLDCGNSGTTMRLMSGILAGADFDSQLVGDASLSKRPMTRVPKPLSLMGGVVQGQGDKNLPPLKITGGQDLTAIHYDMPVASAQVKSAILLAGLQAEGETVLVEKERSRDHTERMLAQFGVDLDVDGKIIKIKGGQSLTATDIAVPGDISSAAFFIAAALIIPGSDLTLTNVGTNPTRAGILAVAQAMGGQVDIDYLDEDHLRADIRVRASQLQGIEIAGDIIPTLIDELPIIALMASQAQGQTVIRNAEELRVKETDRIEAVVTELSKLGVDITGTPDGMIIEGPCQLKAADLDSYHDHRIGMMAQIAALLVKSGEVNLAEADCVSISYPDFYREVERLND; this is translated from the coding sequence ATGAAACAATTATTAACCAATTCGACGGGCCTGACCGGGACCATCCAAGTGCCCGGCGACAAGTCCATATCCCACCGGGCGGTCATGTTTGGCGCCCTGGCCCAGGGTGAGACGCGGGTGACCGGCTTCCTCAAGGCCGACGACTGCCTGTCCACCATCAGTATTTTCCGCCAGCTAGGTGTCGATATCCAGGTGACTGACGACCTGGTGACCATTAAAGGCCGGGGCCTGGCTGGCTTGACTGCCCCGACTGGCCCCCTTGATTGCGGCAACTCCGGCACCACCATGCGGCTCATGTCCGGAATTTTAGCCGGGGCTGACTTTGACAGCCAGCTGGTGGGGGACGCCTCCCTGTCCAAGCGGCCCATGACCCGGGTGCCTAAACCCTTGTCCCTCATGGGGGGTGTGGTGCAAGGTCAGGGCGACAAGAACCTGCCGCCTTTAAAGATTACTGGTGGCCAAGACCTCACCGCCATCCACTATGACATGCCCGTGGCTTCAGCCCAGGTCAAGTCAGCCATCCTGCTGGCCGGCCTCCAAGCTGAGGGCGAGACGGTCCTAGTGGAAAAAGAACGGTCGCGCGACCACACCGAACGCATGCTGGCCCAGTTTGGCGTCGACCTAGACGTTGACGGCAAGATCATTAAAATTAAGGGCGGCCAGTCCTTGACGGCGACCGACATCGCCGTGCCGGGTGATATTTCGTCAGCCGCCTTCTTTATCGCTGCGGCCTTGATCATTCCGGGCTCAGACTTGACCCTGACCAATGTTGGCACCAACCCGACCCGGGCCGGCATCCTAGCAGTGGCCCAGGCCATGGGCGGCCAGGTGGACATTGACTACCTGGATGAGGATCACCTGCGCGCCGACATCCGCGTCCGGGCCAGCCAGCTCCAGGGCATTGAAATCGCCGGCGACATCATCCCAACCCTGATCGACGAGCTACCGATTATCGCCCTCATGGCCAGCCAGGCCCAGGGACAGACTGTTATCCGCAACGCCGAAGAGCTCCGCGTCAAAGAAACCGACCGGATTGAAGCCGTCGTGACCGAACTCAGTAAATTAGGCGTCGATATTACAGGGACGCCGGACGGCATGATTATTGAAGGCCCTTGCCAGCTTAAGGCAGCCGACCTGGACTCCTACCACGACCACCGCATCGGTATGATGGCCCAGATCGCCGCCCTCTTGGTCAAGTCAGGGGAGGTTAACCTGGCCGAGGCCGACTGCGTATCGATTTCCTATCCCGACTTTTATCGGGAAGTTGAGCGGCTGAACGACTAA
- a CDS encoding shikimate kinase, with protein sequence MSIYLIGFMGAGKTTVGRILADRLNQPFVDLDDYIADQAGLSVPEIFEQFGEGHFRQLELQAIQASLDQPGVIATGGGCVETPAVCQLLSQADRVYYLQADFDALYQRIQQDTETIRPLAQPGQEAATKARYLARQARYQEAGGQTINTDLMTPDQVAEWIINDLERRDHHG encoded by the coding sequence ATGTCTATTTATCTCATCGGCTTCATGGGGGCTGGCAAGACCACGGTCGGCCGCATCCTGGCTGACCGGCTCAACCAGCCTTTTGTTGACCTGGATGATTATATTGCCGACCAGGCCGGCCTCAGTGTCCCGGAAATTTTTGAACAATTTGGTGAAGGCCACTTCCGCCAACTAGAACTTCAGGCCATTCAAGCTAGCCTGGACCAGCCGGGGGTGATTGCGACGGGGGGCGGCTGTGTGGAGACGCCGGCGGTTTGCCAGCTACTCAGTCAGGCCGACCGGGTTTATTATCTCCAGGCTGACTTTGATGCCCTCTACCAGCGCATTCAACAGGATACTGAAACCATCCGCCCCTTGGCCCAACCTGGTCAGGAGGCGGCGACCAAGGCCCGCTACCTGGCCCGGCAAGCGCGCTACCAAGAAGCGGGCGGCCAAACCATCAATACTGACCTGATGACACCCGACCAGGTGGCCGAGTGGATTATCAATGATTTAGAAAGAAGGGACCACCATGGCTGA
- a CDS encoding MFS transporter translates to MPMTAQVATDEAIKMTSKRYAPTALGIYMNYLIHGMGVIMISQHQEVLMAQWGTDLMGISSVISMLGIGRLIAIVASGPLSDKFGRRPFIKLGMAIYLIFFLGILLTTNIHVAMACAVVAGLANSCLDSGSYPALMEAFPLRAGTANVLIKAFVQIGQFILPFMISLLVALDMWFGWTFILVMLALVVNMVYLSRQPFPDEDMKALAQAQKAQQADSDLANPDADDEVAIKVINPIKHKAQPKMWLEGTAFILYGFVSQATFYVVSQYINTYGQATAGLSTSQANQLLSYYSIGSVLCVAVSAWLASRVRTVNLVLVYTFASAIAIFLMWQWPTPTILRIGSFLVGFFAAGGVMQLGLTVMGQMLPVGKGAITSVFYTFGSIASFTMPMIAGYLAQHHVAWIMALNFWIAVLGFVLALIIFIRYYQIIDTDRAN, encoded by the coding sequence ATGCCGATGACTGCCCAAGTGGCAACAGATGAAGCGATTAAAATGACTAGTAAACGTTATGCCCCAACCGCCCTGGGCATCTATATGAACTACCTGATCCACGGTATGGGCGTGATTATGATTTCCCAACACCAAGAGGTCCTCATGGCCCAGTGGGGGACTGACCTGATGGGGATTTCCTCAGTGATTTCCATGCTGGGGATTGGCCGCCTGATTGCCATTGTGGCGTCCGGTCCCTTGTCGGACAAGTTCGGCCGCCGTCCATTTATCAAGCTGGGCATGGCCATCTACCTGATTTTCTTCCTAGGCATCCTTTTGACCACCAATATCCATGTCGCCATGGCCTGTGCAGTGGTGGCGGGGCTGGCCAACTCCTGCCTGGATTCGGGTTCCTATCCGGCCCTGATGGAGGCCTTCCCCTTGCGTGCTGGTACGGCTAATGTGTTGATCAAAGCCTTTGTCCAAATTGGCCAATTTATTTTGCCCTTTATGATTTCATTATTAGTGGCCCTGGACATGTGGTTTGGCTGGACCTTTATCCTGGTCATGCTGGCCCTGGTGGTCAACATGGTTTACCTGTCCCGCCAGCCCTTCCCGGATGAGGACATGAAGGCCCTTGCCCAGGCCCAAAAAGCCCAGCAGGCCGACAGTGACCTAGCCAATCCTGACGCGGACGACGAGGTGGCGATTAAAGTCATCAACCCCATCAAGCACAAGGCCCAACCCAAAATGTGGTTGGAGGGGACGGCCTTTATCCTCTATGGTTTCGTCTCCCAAGCGACCTTCTATGTGGTCTCCCAGTACATCAATACTTATGGTCAGGCCACGGCCGGTCTGTCCACCAGTCAAGCCAACCAGCTCCTGTCCTACTACTCAATTGGGTCTGTCCTCTGTGTGGCGGTTTCCGCCTGGCTAGCCAGCCGGGTCCGGACGGTCAACCTGGTCTTGGTCTACACCTTTGCTTCAGCCATCGCCATTTTCCTGATGTGGCAGTGGCCAACGCCAACCATCCTGAGAATCGGCAGCTTCCTAGTTGGCTTCTTCGCTGCGGGCGGTGTCATGCAGCTGGGTCTGACGGTTATGGGCCAAATGCTACCGGTCGGTAAGGGAGCCATTACCTCAGTCTTCTATACCTTTGGCTCAATTGCTTCCTTTACCATGCCCATGATCGCTGGCTACCTGGCCCAGCACCATGTGGCCTGGATCATGGCCCTGAATTTTTGGATTGCCGTGCTGGGCTTTGTCCTGGCCCTGATTATCTTTATTCGTTACTACCAAATTATCGACACCGACCGGGCTAACTAG
- a CDS encoding prephenate dehydratase, producing the protein MKIAYQGIPGSYSHASLIDYLKINQIPQKQVDMVTYTDFAVMVADLVQGHVDRAVMPVENSTTGLITRTLDHFRYQPVCAIQELYQPVQHTLWGLPGAQIADLEVVYSHPEALSQCQSFFAAYPHIKAEEYHDTAGAARFVSQSGNPKYGALSSATAGALYGLTSLQDKIQSETTNMTRFFVMERLAVPKAGLGAVLNRWRRERVQASRLMLYVETRHEPGALAKLLDVFQLFDCNLNGLDARPIKDKPFNYGFFIEVDTAGLALDRQVFWQTLEYAAAYVQLIGCYQAQEVLVDYL; encoded by the coding sequence ATGAAAATTGCTTACCAAGGCATTCCCGGCTCTTACAGCCATGCCAGCCTCATTGACTATTTGAAAATCAACCAGATTCCCCAAAAGCAGGTCGACATGGTCACCTACACCGATTTTGCCGTCATGGTGGCTGACCTGGTTCAAGGCCACGTGGACCGGGCCGTTATGCCGGTGGAAAATTCGACCACTGGCCTGATCACCCGGACCCTGGACCACTTCCGCTACCAGCCGGTCTGCGCCATCCAGGAGCTCTACCAGCCGGTCCAGCACACCCTGTGGGGCCTGCCCGGCGCCCAAATCGCTGACTTAGAAGTGGTCTACTCCCACCCGGAAGCCCTGTCCCAGTGCCAGTCCTTCTTCGCCGCCTATCCCCATATCAAGGCTGAAGAATACCACGATACGGCCGGGGCAGCCCGCTTTGTCAGCCAATCTGGTAACCCTAAATATGGGGCCCTGTCCTCAGCTACGGCTGGCGCCCTCTACGGCTTAACCAGCCTCCAAGATAAGATCCAGTCGGAAACCACCAATATGACCCGGTTCTTTGTCATGGAAAGGCTGGCCGTGCCCAAAGCCGGGCTAGGGGCCGTCCTCAACCGCTGGCGGCGGGAGCGCGTCCAAGCCAGCCGGCTCATGCTTTACGTGGAAACCCGCCACGAGCCCGGCGCCTTGGCCAAGCTATTAGATGTTTTCCAGCTCTTCGACTGTAACCTCAACGGCCTGGACGCCCGGCCGATTAAAGACAAGCCCTTCAACTATGGCTTCTTTATCGAAGTGGATACGGCTGGCCTGGCCCTGGACCGGCAAGTCTTCTGGCAGACCCTGGAGTATGCCGCGGCCTATGTCCAACTCATCGGCTGCTACCAGGCCCAAGAAGTCTTGGTTGATTACCTGTAA
- a CDS encoding RNA-binding domain-containing protein, with the protein MKEKDLLNLVEGKGIELKKAEGGLPKSLWETYSAFANTDGGIIYLGIDEKEHKVTGLKNPDKIREDLFNTANNPHKVSYNLLTNDNVDVIYTNSDKAVLKIVIPEAPYQQKPVYINNNPDLSYERLGEGDRKLSPNHFKALVVGSQKETDSGLLKNYDISDLNEEDLLIYREELYQQTKQVTYRTMDFHDMLVEVGALRKDRQGDGSYYLTEGGLLFFGKYNAITDRFPGFQIDYFEKQNTMTSDWIDRVSTGDAQYPQLNIYSFLRIVLDKLQNTIKDQFKVDQQTQQRLPFKKDLSVSVREALINSLMHAYYDSNQPIKITSYPDYYEFENPGKMRVTVDEFINGGHSDIRNHTISNMMRRIGYSEKAGSGGPRIIDTVTKYQLKFPEILRGQYHTNLRIWKVDLEKTFEDYTEEQQQILYYLIEKHSISSSEAVEVFGITGYAFRKTIGELINLGIVEKLGGGRSTRYVLLVSESLQNYKLKRMLRGIEDRISNPDLY; encoded by the coding sequence TTGAAAGAAAAAGACTTACTAAATTTAGTAGAGGGAAAAGGGATTGAATTAAAAAAAGCTGAAGGGGGGTTACCAAAATCATTATGGGAGACCTATTCAGCTTTTGCTAATACAGATGGTGGAATAATTTATTTAGGAATTGATGAGAAAGAGCACAAGGTAACAGGATTAAAAAATCCAGATAAAATTAGGGAAGATTTGTTTAATACAGCGAATAATCCCCATAAAGTTAGTTATAATTTATTGACTAACGATAATGTAGATGTTATTTATACTAACTCAGACAAAGCAGTCCTAAAAATAGTTATACCTGAGGCCCCGTATCAGCAAAAACCCGTTTATATAAATAATAATCCTGATTTATCATACGAGCGATTGGGAGAAGGAGATCGTAAGTTATCACCAAATCACTTTAAGGCACTAGTAGTTGGATCTCAAAAAGAAACAGATAGTGGGTTATTAAAGAATTACGATATATCAGATCTTAATGAGGAAGATTTATTAATTTATCGCGAAGAACTGTACCAACAAACTAAACAAGTCACTTATCGTACTATGGATTTTCATGATATGCTCGTTGAAGTAGGTGCACTTAGAAAAGATAGGCAAGGTGATGGGAGCTATTATCTTACTGAAGGCGGTTTGTTATTCTTTGGTAAGTACAATGCAATTACTGATAGGTTTCCTGGGTTTCAGATTGATTATTTTGAGAAACAAAATACGATGACATCAGACTGGATAGATAGAGTGTCTACTGGCGATGCCCAATATCCACAACTGAATATTTATAGTTTTTTAAGGATAGTTTTGGATAAATTACAAAACACTATAAAGGATCAATTTAAGGTTGATCAGCAAACTCAACAACGCTTACCCTTTAAAAAAGATTTGTCCGTTTCAGTAAGAGAGGCATTGATTAATTCACTTATGCATGCTTATTATGATTCTAATCAACCTATTAAAATAACAAGTTATCCGGATTATTATGAATTTGAAAACCCCGGGAAGATGCGAGTGACAGTGGATGAATTTATAAATGGCGGTCACTCTGATATCCGCAATCATACTATCTCAAATATGATGCGAAGAATTGGGTATTCAGAAAAAGCTGGTAGCGGCGGGCCAAGAATAATTGATACTGTTACTAAATATCAATTGAAATTTCCTGAAATTTTAAGAGGACAGTATCATACTAATCTAAGGATTTGGAAAGTAGATTTAGAGAAAACCTTCGAAGATTATACTGAGGAACAACAACAAATTCTTTACTACTTAATTGAAAAACATTCTATTAGTAGTAGTGAAGCTGTAGAAGTATTCGGAATTACTGGTTATGCATTTAGAAAAACAATAGGGGAGTTAATCAATTTAGGAATTGTTGAAAAATTAGGAGGAGGCAGATCTACAAGGTACGTATTGTTAGTATCCGAGTCTCTGCAAAATTATAAGTTAAAAAGAATGTTAAGAGGAATAGAGGATAGAATCAGTAATCCTGACTTATATTAA
- a CDS encoding prephenate dehydrogenase, with protein MTLTMQKIAIVGLGVIGGSFAKALAAQDKFPVEVMGIDHNLATLQRAQADGVISRGEARNQTILQEADLVIITLYPFDLVDFIRSHQDEFKAGAIITDATGVKGAMVEEVWQLLPAGLDFIAGHPMAGKENQGYDYADGTVYQDANYLLMPDDRNDPAHVQALTELIYSLGFKRVSQVSAHQHDAMIAYTSQLCHVLSVALINADQNQAETIRYVGDSYRDLTRIAKINGELWTQLFVTNKDQLLPVIDAFAEQLQGIRQALADDDYAQLNAYFDESSQRRLRLEQADVKLQGQAVDIEE; from the coding sequence ATGACATTAACTATGCAAAAAATCGCCATCGTCGGCCTGGGGGTCATCGGCGGGTCCTTCGCCAAGGCCCTGGCCGCCCAGGATAAATTTCCCGTAGAAGTCATGGGCATCGACCACAATCTGGCGACCCTCCAGCGGGCCCAGGCTGACGGCGTGATTAGCCGGGGTGAAGCCCGTAACCAGACCATCTTACAGGAAGCCGACCTGGTCATCATTACCCTCTACCCCTTTGACCTGGTTGACTTTATCCGGTCCCACCAGGACGAATTTAAAGCCGGTGCCATTATTACCGATGCCACTGGGGTCAAGGGCGCCATGGTCGAAGAAGTCTGGCAGCTATTACCAGCCGGCCTGGACTTTATCGCTGGCCACCCCATGGCCGGTAAGGAGAACCAGGGATACGACTACGCCGATGGGACCGTCTACCAGGACGCCAACTACCTCTTGATGCCCGACGACCGCAATGACCCGGCCCATGTCCAGGCCCTGACCGAACTGATTTACAGCCTGGGCTTCAAGCGGGTGTCTCAAGTCAGTGCCCACCAGCACGACGCCATGATCGCCTACACCAGCCAGCTCTGCCACGTCCTGTCGGTGGCCCTGATTAACGCCGACCAGAACCAGGCCGAGACCATCCGCTATGTCGGCGACTCCTACCGCGACCTGACCCGGATTGCCAAGATCAACGGCGAACTCTGGACCCAGCTGTTTGTGACCAATAAAGACCAGCTCCTGCCCGTCATTGACGCCTTCGCCGAGCAATTGCAGGGCATTCGGCAAGCCCTGGCGGATGATGACTACGCCCAGCTCAACGCCTACTTTGATGAATCCAGCCAGCGCCGGCTGCGCCTGGAGCAAGCAGACGTCAAACTACAAGGGCAGGCGGTTGATATTGAAGAATGA
- a CDS encoding acyltransferase — MAKERQTNFEAIRLVAMVMVVALHYFNGSLGGALSQTTVGSANYYLTYLGESLAIIGVNLFVLLTAYFMAGKTSIQLIKPLRVLALSLFYAITIYAVAVATGLYPHRADYLNQALMPHLYGEQWFVRCYLLLYLLVPFINRLLNGLRKSAYHKLLTIWLLAFPVFSSFYEETFSRLNGYGILHFITIYLLGYYIRVHYPGQPQAKVNRWWWLAGYLACALATFAEAMTHQYYDGGTGRAWSYDYIFNVAGAVCFFMFMQQVRWQSPLVKKVINQLAGFAFAVYLIHNDAFIRQWLYQDLFQTPAFHQANPFLFVGHLILTVAGIYLLCSLIEWGRVKVFGHLSNQIFAKIAKKWSSLVAAFPDQD, encoded by the coding sequence ATGGCAAAGGAAAGGCAGACAAATTTTGAGGCGATTCGCTTGGTGGCGATGGTGATGGTGGTGGCCCTCCATTATTTCAATGGCAGTCTGGGTGGGGCGCTGAGTCAAACCACAGTAGGATCCGCCAATTACTACCTGACCTATCTAGGGGAGTCGCTGGCTATAATCGGGGTCAATCTCTTTGTCCTCTTGACCGCTTATTTTATGGCTGGCAAGACCAGTATTCAACTGATCAAGCCACTCCGGGTCCTGGCCCTGTCACTCTTTTACGCTATCACCATCTACGCCGTGGCGGTGGCGACTGGTCTCTATCCCCACAGAGCGGATTACCTCAACCAGGCCCTCATGCCTCATCTCTACGGCGAGCAGTGGTTTGTCCGCTGTTATCTCTTACTTTACCTCTTGGTGCCCTTTATCAACCGCCTGCTTAACGGCCTCCGCAAATCTGCCTACCACAAGCTATTGACCATCTGGCTCCTGGCCTTTCCAGTTTTTTCCTCCTTCTATGAAGAAACCTTCAGCCGGCTCAATGGCTATGGCATCCTGCATTTTATCACCATCTATCTTTTGGGCTACTATATCCGGGTTCACTATCCAGGGCAGCCCCAGGCCAAAGTCAACCGCTGGTGGTGGCTGGCGGGCTACCTAGCCTGTGCGCTGGCGACATTCGCTGAAGCCATGACCCACCAATATTATGATGGGGGGACTGGCCGGGCCTGGTCCTATGACTACATATTTAATGTGGCCGGGGCGGTCTGCTTCTTTATGTTTATGCAACAAGTCCGCTGGCAGTCACCCCTGGTTAAAAAAGTCATCAACCAGCTGGCCGGCTTTGCCTTTGCGGTTTATCTCATCCATAATGATGCCTTTATCCGCCAGTGGCTCTATCAAGACCTCTTCCAGACGCCAGCCTTCCACCAGGCCAACCCCTTCCTGTTTGTCGGCCATTTAATCCTGACTGTGGCTGGGATTTACCTCCTGTGTAGCCTAATCGAGTGGGGGCGGGTCAAGGTCTTTGGCCACCTATCCAACCAAATCTTCGCTAAAATCGCCAAGAAATGGTCGAGTCTAGTGGCCGCCTTCCCAGACCAGGACTAG
- a CDS encoding sugar transferase, which translates to MYPFFKRLIDFILALLGLIVLSPVFLIIAIWIKLDSKGPVFFRQKRVGLNKSHFQIYKFRSMRTDTPDDMPTHLLNDPQAFITKSGRFLRKTSLDELPQIINILKGEMAVIGPRPALWNQYDLIAERDKYGANDVRPGLTGWAQINGRDELPIDIKARLDGQYIEQMGPIMDIKCFFGTIVSVFKSDGVVEGGTGAIEKAKQEVEEG; encoded by the coding sequence ATGTACCCGTTTTTTAAACGCTTGATTGATTTTATATTAGCCCTACTTGGTTTGATTGTACTCAGCCCAGTATTTTTAATTATCGCCATTTGGATAAAGCTAGACTCCAAGGGTCCGGTATTCTTTAGGCAAAAACGGGTGGGGCTTAACAAAAGTCATTTTCAAATTTATAAGTTTCGCTCCATGCGGACTGACACCCCCGATGATATGCCGACCCACCTCTTAAATGATCCTCAGGCATTTATCACTAAGTCGGGGCGCTTTTTGCGTAAAACCTCATTAGATGAGTTACCGCAAATTATCAACATCCTAAAAGGGGAGATGGCTGTAATTGGGCCACGACCAGCCCTATGGAACCAGTACGATTTAATTGCTGAGCGGGACAAGTATGGGGCCAATGATGTCCGGCCCGGCCTAACCGGTTGGGCCCAAATCAATGGCCGCGATGAGTTACCGATAGACATCAAGGCCCGCCTGGATGGTCAGTACATTGAACAAATGGGTCCGATTATGGATATTAAATGTTTCTTCGGTACCATTGTTTCGGTATTCAAGAGTGATGGCGTAGTTGAAGGTGGTACTGGCGCTATTGAAAAGGCCAAGCAAGAAGTGGAGGAAGGCTGA
- a CDS encoding NAD-dependent epimerase/dehydratase family protein: MKKILITGEHSYIGDSFADWLAQWPENYQVTKWDFKGDDWQNKDFSQFDTVFNVAGIAHNSNDKNLEDLYYQVNRDLAVAIAKKAKAAGVGQYIHMSSIIVYGSQVEEITLETPFNPDNFYGDSKVQAEKELTPLADDQFKLALIRPPMIYGKGSKGNYPILAKFAKQTPVFPDIDNKRSMLHIDNLCELIRLIIDQEAEGIFYPQMPDYVKTSEMVKTIAEVLGKKLHLTKGFNPILKALAKQNLINKVFGSIYYQKEMSQHFGGAYQVNDLRESIEKTEG, encoded by the coding sequence ATGAAGAAGATACTCATTACTGGTGAGCACTCTTATATTGGCGATAGCTTTGCTGACTGGCTAGCCCAGTGGCCTGAAAATTACCAGGTAACCAAGTGGGATTTTAAGGGTGATGATTGGCAAAATAAGGATTTCAGCCAATTCGATACCGTTTTTAATGTAGCTGGCATCGCCCACAATTCCAATGATAAAAACTTGGAAGACCTTTACTACCAGGTCAACCGTGACCTAGCTGTTGCCATTGCCAAAAAGGCTAAGGCAGCAGGGGTAGGTCAGTATATTCATATGTCCTCTATTATTGTTTACGGATCACAGGTGGAGGAAATTACTCTTGAAACGCCTTTTAATCCAGATAACTTTTATGGGGATTCTAAAGTACAAGCTGAAAAAGAGCTGACACCTTTGGCTGATGATCAATTTAAACTAGCTCTAATCAGACCACCGATGATATACGGTAAAGGCTCAAAGGGGAATTATCCAATTTTGGCCAAGTTTGCCAAGCAGACTCCGGTCTTTCCAGATATTGATAATAAGCGGTCTATGCTACATATTGACAACTTGTGTGAATTAATCCGGCTAATTATTGACCAGGAAGCTGAGGGCATCTTCTATCCACAGATGCCAGACTATGTGAAAACCAGCGAAATGGTCAAAACCATCGCTGAGGTATTGGGTAAAAAATTACACTTAACCAAGGGCTTTAACCCGATTTTGAAGGCTCTAGCCAAGCAAAATTTAATCAACAAGGTATTTGGTAGTATCTACTACCAAAAAGAGATGAGCCAGCATTTTGGTGGCGCTTATCAAGTGAATGATTTACGAGAATCGATTGAGAAGACGGAGGGGTAG